One stretch of Manis pentadactyla isolate mManPen7 chromosome 10, mManPen7.hap1, whole genome shotgun sequence DNA includes these proteins:
- the RNPS1 gene encoding RNA-binding protein with serine-rich domain 1 isoform X2, which yields MTTERRRSQRLWSAGGGRGGGKMAPSPTKRKDRSDEKSKDRSKDKGATKESGEKDRGRDKTRKRRSASSGSSSTRSRSSSTSSSGSSTSTGSSSGSSSSSASSRSGSSSSSRSSSSSSSSGSPSPSRRRHDNRRRSRSKSKLPKRDEKERKRRSPSPKPTKVHIGRLTRNVTKDHIMEIFSTYGKIKMIDMPVERMHPHLSKGYAYVEFENPDEAEKALKHMDGGQIDGQEITATAVLAPWPRPPPRRFSPPRRMLPPPPMWRRSPPRMRRRSRSPRRRSPVRRRSRSPGRRRHRSRSSSNSSR from the exons GGCTCCTTCTCCTACCAAACGCAAAGACCGTTCTGACGAGAAGTCCAAGGATCGCTCTAAAGATAAAGGAGCCACCAAGGAGTCAGGCGAGAAGGATCGTGGCAGAGATAAAACCCGGAAGAGGCGCAGCGCGTCCAGTGGGAGCAGCAGCaccag GTCTCGGTCCAGCTCTACCTCCAGCTCGGGTTCAAGCACCAGCACGGGCTCCAGCAGCGGCTCCAGCTCCTCCTCAGCATCAAGCCGCTCAGGCAGTTCCAGCTCATCCCGCAGCTCCAGTTCCAGCAGCTCCTCTGGCTCTCCAAGCCCTTCCCGACGCAGACATGACAACAGGAGGCGTTCCCGCTCCAA ATCCAAACTACCCAAGAGagatgaaaaggaaaggaagaggcgGAGCCCTTCACCTAAACCCACCAAAGTGCACATTGGGAGGCTCACTAGGAATGTGACCAAG GATCACATCATGGAGATATTCTCCACCTATGGGAAAATTAAAATGATTGATATGCCTGTAGAAAGGATGCACCCCCATCTGTCAAAAGGCTATGCATATGTAGAGTTTGAGAATCCAGATGAAGCAGAGAAGGCCCTCAAGCacatggatggag GACAAATCGATGGCCAGGAGATCACTGCCACTGCTGTGCTGGCCCCCTGGCCTAGGCCGCCTCCCCGACGTTTCAGCCCTCCCAGGAGAATGCTGCCACCACCTCCCATGTGGCGCCGGTCACCCCCACGGATGAGACGAAG GTCACGTTCCCCAAGGCGCAGGTCCCCGGTGCGCAGGCGATCTCGTTCCCCTGGCCGCCGCCGCCATCGAAGCCGGTCCAGTTCCAACTCCTCCCGATAA
- the RNPS1 gene encoding RNA-binding protein with serine-rich domain 1 isoform X1, whose product MDLSGVKKKSLLGVKENNKKSSTRAPSPTKRKDRSDEKSKDRSKDKGATKESGEKDRGRDKTRKRRSASSGSSSTRSRSSSTSSSGSSTSTGSSSGSSSSSASSRSGSSSSSRSSSSSSSSGSPSPSRRRHDNRRRSRSKSKLPKRDEKERKRRSPSPKPTKVHIGRLTRNVTKDHIMEIFSTYGKIKMIDMPVERMHPHLSKGYAYVEFENPDEAEKALKHMDGGQIDGQEITATAVLAPWPRPPPRRFSPPRRMLPPPPMWRRSPPRMRRRSRSPRRRSPVRRRSRSPGRRRHRSRSSSNSSR is encoded by the exons ATGGATTTATCAGGAGTGAAAAAGAAGAGCTTGCTAGGagtcaaagaaaataataaaaagtccAGCACTAG GGCTCCTTCTCCTACCAAACGCAAAGACCGTTCTGACGAGAAGTCCAAGGATCGCTCTAAAGATAAAGGAGCCACCAAGGAGTCAGGCGAGAAGGATCGTGGCAGAGATAAAACCCGGAAGAGGCGCAGCGCGTCCAGTGGGAGCAGCAGCaccag GTCTCGGTCCAGCTCTACCTCCAGCTCGGGTTCAAGCACCAGCACGGGCTCCAGCAGCGGCTCCAGCTCCTCCTCAGCATCAAGCCGCTCAGGCAGTTCCAGCTCATCCCGCAGCTCCAGTTCCAGCAGCTCCTCTGGCTCTCCAAGCCCTTCCCGACGCAGACATGACAACAGGAGGCGTTCCCGCTCCAA ATCCAAACTACCCAAGAGagatgaaaaggaaaggaagaggcgGAGCCCTTCACCTAAACCCACCAAAGTGCACATTGGGAGGCTCACTAGGAATGTGACCAAG GATCACATCATGGAGATATTCTCCACCTATGGGAAAATTAAAATGATTGATATGCCTGTAGAAAGGATGCACCCCCATCTGTCAAAAGGCTATGCATATGTAGAGTTTGAGAATCCAGATGAAGCAGAGAAGGCCCTCAAGCacatggatggag GACAAATCGATGGCCAGGAGATCACTGCCACTGCTGTGCTGGCCCCCTGGCCTAGGCCGCCTCCCCGACGTTTCAGCCCTCCCAGGAGAATGCTGCCACCACCTCCCATGTGGCGCCGGTCACCCCCACGGATGAGACGAAG GTCACGTTCCCCAAGGCGCAGGTCCCCGGTGCGCAGGCGATCTCGTTCCCCTGGCCGCCGCCGCCATCGAAGCCGGTCCAGTTCCAACTCCTCCCGATAA